The following proteins come from a genomic window of Citrobacter europaeus:
- the hycC gene encoding formate hydrogenlyase subunit 3, with the protein MSAISLINSGVAWFTAAAVLAFLFSFHKPLSGWIAGVGGAVGSLCTAAAGFLVLTRAVAISGVMPFIGHSLQVTPLNAIWLITLGLCGLFVSLYNIDWHRHPQVKANGLLVNLLMAAAVCAVVASNLGTLVVMAEIMALCAVFLTGCSKEGKLWFALGRVGTLLLAIACYLVWQRYGTLELRLLDLRTQELPLGSDIWLLGVAGFGLLAGIIPLHGWVPQAHANASAPAAALFSTVVMKVGLLGILSLSLLGGNAPLWWGITLLVLGMITAFVGGLYALMEHNIQRLLAYHTLENIGIILLGLGAGVTGISLNQPALIALGLTGGLYHLVNHSLFKSVLFLGAGSIWFRTGHRDIEKLGGIGKRMPVISLAMLVGLMAMAALPPLNGFAGEWVIYQSFFKLGNSGAFVGRLLGPLLAVGLAITGALAVMCMAKVYGVTFLGAPRTKEAENACCAPILMGVSVVALAICCVIGGVAAPWLLPMISSAVPLPLETANTTVSQPMITLLLIACPLLPFIIMAIFKGNRLPSRSRGAAWVCGYDHEQSMVITAHGFAMPVKEAFAPVLKLRKWLNPVSLVPGWQNAAAPVLFRRLALIELAVLVVIVVSRGA; encoded by the coding sequence ATGAGCGCAATTTCACTAATTAACAGCGGCGTGGCCTGGTTTACAGCGGCTGCGGTTCTGGCATTTCTGTTTTCGTTTCATAAACCGCTGAGCGGCTGGATTGCCGGGGTTGGCGGTGCGGTGGGCAGCCTGTGTACGGCGGCTGCGGGATTTCTCGTACTGACCCGCGCCGTTGCGATTAGCGGCGTGATGCCGTTTATCGGCCACAGTCTGCAAGTCACGCCGCTGAACGCTATCTGGCTGATTACGCTGGGCCTGTGCGGCCTGTTTGTCAGCCTGTACAACATTGACTGGCATCGTCATCCGCAGGTGAAAGCTAACGGCCTGCTGGTGAATCTGCTGATGGCCGCGGCGGTATGTGCGGTGGTGGCCAGCAACCTCGGAACGCTGGTGGTGATGGCGGAAATCATGGCGCTGTGCGCCGTGTTCCTCACCGGCTGCAGTAAAGAGGGCAAACTGTGGTTTGCGCTGGGACGCGTCGGTACGCTGCTGCTGGCTATTGCCTGTTACCTGGTGTGGCAACGTTACGGCACCCTGGAGTTGCGCCTGCTTGACCTGCGTACTCAGGAGCTGCCCCTTGGCTCTGACATCTGGCTGCTGGGCGTGGCGGGTTTTGGCCTGCTGGCCGGGATTATTCCGCTGCACGGATGGGTGCCACAGGCGCACGCCAACGCCAGCGCACCGGCTGCGGCGCTGTTCTCTACCGTCGTCATGAAGGTGGGGCTGCTGGGTATTCTCTCCCTGTCGCTGCTGGGCGGTAACGCGCCGCTGTGGTGGGGGATTACGCTGCTGGTGCTGGGTATGATCACCGCATTTGTCGGCGGTCTGTATGCGCTGATGGAACACAACATTCAGCGTCTGCTGGCGTACCACACGCTGGAAAACATCGGCATTATTCTGCTGGGTCTGGGTGCTGGCGTGACCGGGATTTCCCTGAATCAACCGGCGCTGATTGCGCTGGGTTTGACCGGCGGTCTGTACCACCTGGTAAACCACAGCCTGTTCAAAAGCGTTCTGTTCCTGGGCGCAGGTAGCATCTGGTTCCGTACCGGTCATCGTGATATCGAAAAACTGGGTGGTATTGGTAAACGTATGCCGGTTATCTCTCTGGCGATGCTGGTTGGCCTGATGGCGATGGCCGCACTGCCGCCGCTGAACGGTTTTGCCGGTGAGTGGGTTATCTACCAGTCCTTCTTTAAGCTTGGCAACAGCGGCGCGTTTGTCGGCCGTCTGTTAGGACCGTTGCTGGCGGTAGGACTGGCGATTACCGGCGCGCTGGCGGTGATGTGTATGGCGAAAGTCTATGGCGTTACGTTCCTTGGCGCACCGCGCACGAAGGAAGCTGAAAACGCCTGCTGCGCGCCAATCCTGATGGGGGTGAGCGTCGTTGCGCTGGCTATCTGTTGCGTGATTGGCGGCGTGGCGGCGCCGTGGCTGCTGCCGATGATCTCCTCTGCCGTTCCGCTGCCGCTGGAAACGGCGAACACCACCGTTTCTCAGCCAATGATCACGCTGCTGCTGATCGCATGTCCGCTGCTGCCGTTCATCATCATGGCAATTTTCAAAGGCAACCGTCTGCCGTCGCGTTCACGCGGTGCGGCATGGGTGTGTGGTTACGATCATGAGCAGTCAATGGTCATTACCGCGCACGGTTTTGCCATGCCGGTGAAAGAAGCCTTTGCCCCGGTACTAAAACTGCGTAAATGGCTAAACCCGGTATCACTGGTTCCGGGCTGGCAGAATGCGGCTGCCCCGGTGCTGTTCCGTCGTCTGGCATTGATTGAGCTGGCGGTGCTGGTGGTGATTGTGGTTTCACGAGGAGCCTGA
- the hycA gene encoding formate hydrogenlyase regulator HycA, producing the protein MTIWEISEKADYIAERHRRLQDQWRIYCNSLVQGITLSKARLHHAMSCAPDKDLCFVLFEHFTIYVTLADGFNSHTIEYYVETKDGDDKQLIARAELTIDGKVDERISNRDREQVLEHYLEKIATVYDSLYTAVENNMPVNLSQLVKGHSPA; encoded by the coding sequence ATGACTATTTGGGAAATAAGCGAAAAAGCCGATTACATCGCTGAACGGCACCGTCGCCTACAGGACCAGTGGCGTATTTACTGTAACTCGCTGGTTCAGGGGATCACCCTGTCAAAAGCGCGTTTGCATCATGCAATGAGCTGCGCACCGGACAAGGATCTCTGCTTCGTCCTTTTTGAACACTTCACTATCTACGTCACGCTGGCGGACGGCTTTAACAGCCACACCATCGAATACTACGTTGAAACGAAAGATGGTGATGATAAACAACTGATTGCACGGGCAGAGTTGACCATCGACGGTAAAGTCGATGAGCGTATCAGCAACCGCGATCGCGAGCAGGTGCTGGAGCACTATCTCGAAAAAATCGCCACCGTCTACGACAGCCTGTACACCGCGGTTGAGAACAATATGCCGGTGAATTTAAGCCAACTGGTTAAGGGACACAGCCCGGCTTAA
- the hycE gene encoding formate hydrogenlyase subunit HycE, whose translation MSEEKLGQQYLAALHQAFPGVVLDEAWQTKDQLTITVKVNYLPEVVEFLYYKQGGWLSVLFGNDERQLCGHYAVYYVMSMEQGTKCWITVRVEVDANKLEFPSVTPRVPAAVWGEREVRDMYGLIPVGLPDERRLVLPDDWPDELYPLRKDSMDYRQRPAPTTDAETYEFINELGDKKNNVVPIGPLHVTSDEPGHFRLFVDGENIIDADYRLFYVHRGMEKLAETRMGYNEVTFLSDRVCGICGFAHSTAYTTSVENAMGIVVPERAQMIRAILLEVERLHSHLLNLGLACHFTGFDSGFMQFFRVRETSMKMAEILTGARKTYGLNLIGGIRRDLLKEDMIQTRQLAQQMRRDVQELVDMLLSTPNMEQRTVGIGRLDPEIARDFSNVGPMVRASGHARDTRADHPFVGYGLLPMEVHSEQGCDVISRLKVRINEVYTALNMIDFGLDNLPGGPLMVEGFTYIPHRFALGFAEAPRGDDIHWSMTGDNQKLYRWRCRAATYANWPTLRYMLRGNTVSDAPLIIGSLDPCYSCTDRMTVVDVRKKKSKVVPYKELERYSIERKNSPLK comes from the coding sequence ATGTCTGAAGAAAAATTAGGTCAACAATATCTCGCTGCGCTGCACCAGGCCTTTCCGGGTGTCGTACTGGATGAAGCCTGGCAGACCAAAGATCAGCTGACGATCACCGTCAAGGTGAACTACCTGCCGGAAGTGGTGGAGTTCCTGTACTACAAACAGGGCGGCTGGTTGTCCGTGCTGTTTGGTAACGACGAACGCCAGCTGTGCGGCCATTATGCCGTTTACTACGTGATGTCGATGGAGCAGGGCACCAAGTGCTGGATAACCGTCCGCGTTGAGGTCGATGCCAATAAGCTGGAGTTTCCGTCCGTCACGCCGCGCGTTCCGGCTGCAGTCTGGGGCGAGCGCGAAGTGCGCGATATGTACGGTTTGATCCCGGTAGGTTTACCGGATGAACGTCGTCTGGTACTGCCGGATGACTGGCCGGACGAACTCTACCCACTGCGTAAAGACAGTATGGATTATCGTCAGCGCCCGGCCCCGACCACCGATGCCGAAACCTACGAGTTCATCAACGAACTGGGCGACAAGAAAAACAACGTGGTGCCAATTGGTCCGCTGCACGTCACCTCCGATGAACCCGGTCACTTCCGCCTGTTCGTTGACGGCGAGAACATCATCGACGCCGACTACCGTCTGTTCTATGTTCACCGCGGCATGGAGAAACTGGCGGAAACCCGTATGGGTTATAACGAAGTCACGTTCCTGTCGGATCGCGTGTGCGGTATCTGTGGTTTTGCGCATAGCACCGCATATACCACCTCCGTTGAGAATGCGATGGGCATCGTGGTGCCAGAGCGTGCGCAGATGATCCGCGCCATTCTGCTAGAAGTTGAGCGTCTGCACTCGCACCTGCTGAACCTCGGCCTGGCCTGTCACTTCACCGGTTTTGACTCCGGCTTTATGCAGTTCTTCCGCGTGCGCGAAACGTCGATGAAGATGGCCGAGATCCTCACCGGGGCACGTAAAACCTACGGTCTGAACCTGATCGGCGGTATTCGTCGCGACCTGTTGAAAGAGGATATGATCCAGACCCGTCAACTGGCGCAGCAGATGCGCCGTGACGTGCAGGAACTGGTCGATATGCTGCTCAGCACGCCGAACATGGAACAACGTACCGTTGGTATCGGTCGTCTGGATCCGGAAATTGCTCGTGACTTCAGTAACGTCGGCCCAATGGTACGCGCCAGCGGTCACGCGCGTGACACCCGTGCCGATCACCCGTTTGTCGGTTATGGTCTGCTGCCGATGGAAGTTCATAGCGAGCAGGGTTGCGACGTTATTTCTCGTCTGAAAGTCCGTATCAATGAAGTCTACACCGCACTGAATATGATCGACTTTGGTCTGGACAACCTGCCGGGCGGCCCGCTGATGGTGGAAGGCTTTACCTATATTCCTCACCGCTTCGCACTGGGCTTTGCTGAAGCGCCGCGCGGAGATGACATCCACTGGAGCATGACCGGCGACAACCAGAAACTGTATCGCTGGCGCTGCCGTGCGGCGACGTACGCCAACTGGCCGACGCTGCGCTATATGCTGCGTGGCAACACCGTTTCCGATGCCCCGCTGATTATCGGTAGCCTCGACCCTTGCTACTCCTGTACTGACCGTATGACCGTGGTTGATGTGCGTAAGAAGAAGAGCAAAGTCGTGCCGTACAAAGAACTTGAGCGCTACAGCATCGAGCGTAAAAACTCGCCGCTGAAATAA
- the hycB gene encoding formate hydrogenlyase subunit HycB: MNRFVIADSTLCIGCHTCEAACSETHRQHGLQSMPRLKVMLNEKESAPQLCHQCEDAPCATVCPVNAINRVDGAVQLNESLCVSCKLCGIACPFGAIEFSGSRPLHIPANANTPKAPPAPPAPARVSSLLDWVPGVRAIAVKCDLCSFDELGPACVRMCPTKALHLVSNMDIARASKRKRELTFNTDFGDLTLFQQAQSGDAK, from the coding sequence GTGAATCGTTTTGTAATTGCTGACTCCACTCTTTGTATCGGCTGCCACACCTGTGAAGCCGCCTGCTCAGAGACACATCGCCAGCATGGCCTGCAGTCAATGCCGCGCCTGAAAGTGATGTTAAATGAAAAAGAATCCGCGCCGCAGCTTTGCCACCAGTGTGAAGATGCACCTTGCGCCACCGTGTGTCCGGTTAATGCCATTAACCGCGTTGATGGCGCCGTACAGCTGAACGAAAGCCTGTGCGTAAGCTGCAAACTGTGCGGGATTGCCTGTCCGTTTGGCGCAATTGAGTTTTCCGGTAGCCGTCCGCTGCATATCCCGGCAAACGCCAATACACCAAAAGCGCCTCCGGCTCCGCCAGCGCCTGCCCGCGTGAGCTCGCTGCTGGATTGGGTTCCGGGCGTTCGCGCCATCGCGGTGAAATGCGATCTGTGCAGTTTTGATGAGCTTGGTCCGGCCTGTGTACGCATGTGCCCAACCAAAGCCCTGCATCTGGTGAGCAACATGGATATCGCCCGCGCCAGCAAACGTAAGCGTGAGCTGACTTTCAATACCGATTTCGGCGATCTCACCTTGTTTCAGCAGGCTCAGAGTGGAGATGCAAAATGA
- the hypB gene encoding hydrogenase nickel incorporation protein HypB, giving the protein MCTTCGCAEGNLYIEGDEHNPHSAFRSAPFAPAARPALNITGVKTSSFTPSQTEEGDLHYGHGEAGTHAPGMSQRRMLEVEIDVLDKNNRLAERNRARFAARQHLVLNLVSSPGSGKTTLLTETLMKLKDSVPCAVIEGDQQTVNDAARIRATGTPAIQVNTGKGCHLDAQMIADAAPRLPLEDNGILFIENVGNLVCPASFDLGERHKVAVLSVTEGEDKPLKYPHMFAAASLMLLNKVDLLPYLNFDVEKCIASAREVNPEIEIILISATSGEGMDQWLSWLEAQRCA; this is encoded by the coding sequence ATGTGTACGACATGTGGTTGCGCTGAAGGCAACCTTTATATAGAGGGTGATGAGCATAATCCCCACTCGGCGTTTCGCAGCGCGCCATTTGCCCCGGCAGCTCGTCCGGCGCTGAACATAACCGGTGTGAAGACCTCCAGTTTCACGCCAAGCCAGACCGAAGAAGGCGATTTGCACTACGGTCACGGAGAAGCAGGCACCCACGCGCCAGGCATGAGCCAGCGTCGGATGCTGGAAGTGGAAATTGACGTGCTGGACAAAAACAACCGTCTGGCCGAGCGCAACCGCGCCCGCTTTGCTGCCCGTCAACATCTGGTGCTGAACCTTGTCTCAAGCCCTGGCTCCGGTAAAACCACGCTACTGACCGAAACGCTGATGAAGCTTAAAGACAGCGTGCCGTGCGCCGTGATTGAAGGCGACCAGCAGACGGTTAATGATGCCGCCCGTATTCGCGCCACAGGCACCCCAGCCATTCAGGTCAACACCGGTAAAGGCTGTCACCTCGACGCCCAAATGATTGCTGACGCCGCGCCGCGTTTGCCGCTTGAAGACAACGGCATTCTGTTCATTGAAAACGTCGGGAACCTGGTTTGCCCGGCCAGCTTCGACCTCGGCGAGCGTCATAAAGTGGCGGTGCTTTCCGTCACCGAAGGTGAAGACAAGCCGCTAAAATACCCACATATGTTTGCCGCCGCGTCGCTGATGCTGCTCAACAAAGTCGATCTGCTGCCGTACCTCAATTTTGACGTAGAGAAGTGCATCGCCAGCGCCCGGGAAGTGAACCCGGAAATTGAGATTATCCTGATTTCTGCCACCAGCGGCGAAGGCATGGATCAATGGCTCTCCTGGCTGGAGGCGCAGCGATGTGCATAG
- the hypD gene encoding hydrogenase formation protein HypD, whose product MRFVDEYRAPEQVMQLIEHLCERAALLPYTAERPLRIMEVCGGHTHAIFKFGLDQLLPENVEFIHGPGCPVCVLPMGRIDSCVEIASHPEVIFCTFGDAMRVPGKQGSLLQAKARGADIRIVYSPMDALKLAQENPTRKVVFFGLGFETTMPTTAITLQQAKQRNVQNFYFFCQHITLIPTLRSLLEQPDNGIDAFLAPGHVSMVIGTDAYNFIASDFHRPLVVAGFEPLDLLQGVVMLIEQKIAEHSQVENQYRRVVPDAGNALAQKAIADVFCVNGDSEWRGLGVIESSGVHLTPDYQRFDAEAHFQPAPQQVYDDPRARCGEVLTGRCKPHQCPLFGKTCNPETAFGALMVSSEGACAAWYQYRQQECEA is encoded by the coding sequence ATGCGTTTTGTTGACGAATACCGCGCACCAGAACAGGTGATGCAGTTGATAGAGCACCTGTGTGAACGTGCCGCACTCCTCCCCTACACGGCTGAACGCCCGCTGCGCATCATGGAAGTTTGTGGTGGTCATACCCACGCTATCTTCAAGTTCGGTCTCGACCAGTTATTGCCTGAAAATGTCGAGTTTATTCATGGACCAGGCTGCCCGGTTTGCGTTCTGCCGATGGGCAGAATCGACAGCTGTGTTGAAATCGCCAGCCATCCAGAAGTGATTTTCTGCACCTTTGGCGATGCGATGCGCGTCCCGGGTAAACAAGGTTCTTTGCTACAAGCCAAAGCACGCGGCGCAGATATCCGCATCGTCTATTCACCGATGGATGCGCTGAAGCTGGCGCAGGAAAACCCAACGCGTAAGGTAGTGTTCTTTGGCCTGGGTTTTGAAACCACAATGCCAACCACCGCCATCACCCTGCAGCAGGCAAAACAGCGTAACGTGCAGAACTTTTACTTTTTCTGCCAGCACATCACGCTTATTCCTACGCTGCGCAGTCTGCTGGAGCAGCCGGACAACGGCATCGACGCCTTTTTAGCGCCAGGCCACGTCAGCATGGTGATTGGTACCGATGCCTATAACTTCATTGCGTCAGACTTCCATCGTCCGTTAGTGGTCGCCGGTTTCGAACCGCTCGATTTGCTGCAGGGCGTGGTGATGTTGATTGAACAGAAGATTGCCGAGCATAGTCAGGTCGAAAACCAGTACCGCCGCGTGGTGCCGGACGCCGGTAACGCGTTAGCGCAAAAGGCTATCGCCGACGTGTTCTGCGTCAATGGCGACAGTGAATGGCGCGGCCTGGGCGTAATTGAATCCTCTGGCGTTCACCTGACGCCAGACTATCAGCGTTTTGATGCCGAAGCGCATTTCCAGCCAGCGCCGCAGCAGGTGTATGACGATCCGCGCGCCCGTTGCGGAGAGGTATTGACCGGTCGATGCAAACCGCATCAGTGCCCGCTATTTGGCAAAACCTGTAACCCGGAGACCGCGTTTGGCGCCCTGATGGTCTCCTCAGAAGGCGCATGTGCCGCCTGGTATCAGTATCGTCAGCAGGAGTGTGAAGCATGA
- the hypC gene encoding hydrogenase 3 maturation protein HypC, whose product MCIGVPGQIRTIDGNQAKVDVCGIQRDVDLTLVGSCDEHGQPRLGQWVLVHVGFAMSIINEAEARDTLDALQNMFDVEPDVGALLYGEEK is encoded by the coding sequence ATGTGCATAGGTGTTCCGGGTCAAATCCGCACCATTGATGGCAACCAGGCTAAAGTCGACGTTTGCGGTATTCAGCGTGACGTCGACCTGACGCTGGTCGGAAGCTGCGATGAACATGGTCAACCTCGTCTGGGTCAGTGGGTACTGGTCCACGTCGGTTTTGCCATGAGCATCATTAATGAAGCTGAAGCGCGCGACACGCTCGACGCGCTGCAAAATATGTTTGACGTTGAGCCGGATGTCGGCGCATTGCTGTATGGCGAGGAAAAATAA
- a CDS encoding respiratory chain complex I subunit 1 family protein has protein sequence MSVLYPLIQALVLFAVAPLLSGVTRVARARLHNRRGPGVLQEYRDIIKLLGRQSIAPADSSWVFRLTPFVMVGVMLTIATALPVVTVGSPLPQLGDLITLIYLFAIARFFFSIAGLDTGSPFTAIGASREAMLGVLVEPILLLGLWVAAQVAGSTHISNIADTIYHWPAARSIPLILALCACAFATFIEMGKLPFDLAEAEQELQEGPLTEYSGSGFAVLKWGISLKQLVVLQMFVGVFLPWGQMETFTAGGLLLALVIAVVKLVLGVLVIALFENSMARLRFCATSRVTWAGFGFAFLAFVSLLVA, from the coding sequence ATGAGTGTTTTATATCCGTTAATTCAGGCGCTGGTGCTGTTTGCCGTTGCGCCGCTACTTTCCGGTGTTACCCGCGTGGCGCGTGCGCGTTTGCACAATCGCCGTGGTCCGGGCGTTTTGCAGGAATACCGCGACATTATCAAACTGCTGGGCCGTCAGAGCATTGCGCCTGCGGATTCCAGCTGGGTTTTCCGCCTGACACCGTTCGTGATGGTGGGCGTGATGCTGACTATCGCCACCGCGTTGCCGGTAGTGACCGTTGGCTCGCCGCTGCCGCAACTGGGCGATCTGATCACCTTGATTTACCTGTTCGCCATCGCCCGTTTCTTCTTCTCTATCGCGGGTCTGGATACCGGTAGCCCATTTACCGCTATTGGCGCCAGCCGCGAAGCGATGCTCGGCGTACTGGTTGAACCTATCCTGCTGCTGGGGCTGTGGGTAGCGGCGCAGGTTGCTGGCTCAACTCATATCAGCAATATCGCCGATACCATTTATCACTGGCCTGCTGCGCGCAGCATCCCGCTGATTCTGGCGCTGTGCGCCTGTGCTTTCGCCACTTTTATCGAAATGGGCAAACTGCCGTTCGATCTGGCGGAAGCAGAGCAGGAGCTGCAGGAAGGTCCATTGACCGAATACAGCGGCAGCGGTTTTGCGGTGCTGAAATGGGGCATTAGCCTCAAGCAACTGGTCGTTCTGCAAATGTTCGTCGGCGTGTTCCTGCCGTGGGGACAGATGGAAACCTTCACCGCCGGTGGGCTGCTGTTGGCGCTGGTGATTGCCGTCGTCAAGCTGGTCCTCGGCGTGCTGGTTATCGCCCTGTTCGAAAACAGCATGGCGCGTCTGCGTTTTTGCGCCACTTCACGCGTGACCTGGGCCGGTTTTGGGTTTGCGTTTTTAGCGTTCGTCTCCTTGCTGGTGGCGTGA
- the hypA gene encoding hydrogenase maturation nickel metallochaperone HypA, with protein MHEITLCQRALELIEQQATQYGAQRVTGVWLKIGAFSCVETSALAFCFDLVCRGTLAEGCKLHLEEQEAECWCESCQQYVTLLTQRVRRCPQCNSDMLRIVADDGLQIRRIEIDETPAPDADA; from the coding sequence ATGCACGAAATAACCCTCTGCCAACGGGCACTGGAATTGATTGAACAACAGGCCACGCAATACGGTGCTCAGCGAGTAACTGGGGTCTGGCTCAAAATTGGCGCATTTTCTTGCGTAGAAACCAGCGCTCTCGCCTTTTGTTTTGATCTGGTATGCCGCGGGACCCTTGCAGAAGGTTGTAAACTCCACCTCGAAGAACAAGAAGCCGAATGTTGGTGCGAATCTTGTCAGCAATACGTCACCTTACTGACGCAACGCGTGCGCAGATGTCCGCAATGCAACAGCGATATGCTGAGAATTGTGGCCGATGACGGCTTACAGATTCGACGTATTGAAATAGATGAAACTCCAGCGCCGGATGCCGACGCCTAA
- the hypE gene encoding hydrogenase maturation carbamoyl dehydratase HypE, with translation MNSVQLAHGSGGQAMQQLINSLFMEAFANPWLAEQEDQARLELAQLVAEGDRLAFSTDSYVIDPLFFPGGNIGKLAICGTANDVAVSGAIPRYLSCGFILEEGLPMETLKTVVNSMAATAREAGIAIVTGDTKVVQRGAADKLFINTAGMGAIPANIHWGAQTLSPGDVLLVSGTLGDHGATILNLREQLGLDGELVSDCAVLTPLIQTLRDIPGVKALRDATRGGVNAVTHEFAASCGFGIELSEAALPVKPAVRGVCELLGLDALNFANEGKLVIAVERQAAETALAALRAHPLGRDAAMIGEVVERKGVRLAGLYGVKRTLDLPHAEPLPRIC, from the coding sequence ATGAACAGCGTACAACTCGCCCACGGTAGCGGCGGTCAGGCTATGCAGCAGTTGATCAACAGTCTGTTTATGGAAGCTTTTGCTAATCCGTGGCTGGCAGAACAAGAGGATCAGGCACGTCTGGAACTGGCGCAGCTGGTGGCAGAAGGCGATCGTCTGGCATTTTCAACCGACAGCTATGTTATCGATCCGTTGTTCTTCCCGGGCGGCAATATCGGCAAGCTGGCTATTTGCGGTACGGCTAACGACGTAGCGGTCAGCGGCGCAATCCCGCGCTACCTCTCCTGTGGTTTTATCCTCGAAGAGGGTCTGCCGATGGAGACGCTGAAAACCGTCGTTAACAGCATGGCAGCAACCGCGCGCGAAGCGGGCATCGCCATCGTAACCGGCGATACTAAAGTCGTGCAGCGCGGCGCAGCAGACAAGCTGTTCATCAACACCGCCGGAATGGGGGCGATCCCCGCCAACATTCACTGGGGGGCACAGACCCTCAGCCCGGGCGATGTGCTGCTGGTCAGCGGTACGCTTGGCGATCACGGCGCAACTATCCTTAACCTGCGCGAACAGTTGGGTCTTGATGGTGAACTGGTCAGCGACTGCGCGGTATTAACGCCGCTTATCCAGACGCTACGTGATATTCCCGGCGTGAAGGCGCTGCGTGACGCGACCCGTGGCGGCGTGAATGCGGTAACGCATGAATTTGCCGCCTCATGCGGATTTGGTATTGAGCTGTCTGAAGCGGCCCTGCCCGTGAAGCCCGCGGTGCGCGGCGTTTGCGAACTGCTGGGTCTGGATGCGCTCAACTTTGCTAACGAGGGCAAGCTGGTGATTGCCGTTGAGCGCCAGGCGGCTGAAACGGCGCTTGCCGCGCTGCGCGCGCATCCGTTAGGGCGCGATGCCGCAATGATTGGTGAAGTGGTGGAACGTAAAGGTGTACGTCTTGCCGGACTCTACGGCGTGAAACGAACCCTCGATTTACCACACGCCGAGCCATTGCCTCGTATATGCTAA